A genomic window from Salvelinus alpinus chromosome 10, SLU_Salpinus.1, whole genome shotgun sequence includes:
- the penkb gene encoding proenkephalin b has product MAVSMRSFWTLALSACLVLKVSADCGADCAYCIHHLQLQQTDINSFTCTLECEGALSTKKSWELCEDVLQARNGDSPTEGDKPTTETSKLDNNDPHQLVKKYGGFMKRYGGFMKKTAELYGPEPDDVDHGREILFKRYGGFMKKSGEPEDTLSLLRELVRNVDGGVEKRYGGFLRSARQSSDLENGIRELQKRYGGFMRRVGRPEWREEQKRYGGFLNKRAWGEEEEDEMEKERVELEDVPDVVEKRYGGFLGY; this is encoded by the exons ATGGCGGTATCAATGCGTTCCTTCTGGACGCTGGCTTTAAGCGCGTGCCTTGTGTTGAAGGTGAGTGCGGACTGCGGAGCAGACTGCGCATATTGTATTCACCACCTACAACTTCAACAGACAGACATCAACTCTTTC ACATGTACGTTAGAGTGTGAAGGAGCTCTCAGCACCAAGAAGTCCTGGGAACTGTGTGAGGATGTCCTGCAGGCTAGAAATGGCGACAGTCCAACAGAGGGAGACAAGCCTACCACAGAGACCTCCAAGCTGGACAACAATGACCCACATCAACTAGTAAAGAAGTATGGCGGCTTCATGAAACGCTACGGGGGATTCATGAAGAAAACAGCAGAACTGTACGGTCCTGAACCCGACGATGTCGACCACGGCAGGGAGATCCTGTTCAAACGCTACGGTGGGTTCATGAAGAAGAGTGGCGAGCCAGAAGACACACTGAGTCTGCTCCGGGAACTGGTGAGGAACGTGGATGGCGGCGTGGAGAAACGCTACGGAGGCTTTCTGAGGAGCGCCAGACAAAGCTCTGACTTGGAGAACGGTATCCGAGAGCTGCAGAAGCGCTACGGCGGCTTCATGAGGAGGGTGGGCAGGCCCGAGTGGAGGGAGGAGCAGAAACGCTATGGAGGCTTCCTCAACAAGCGAGCctggggggaggaagaggaggacgagatGGAAAAGGAACGCGTCGAGTTGGAAGATGTTCCTGATGTGGTAGAGAAGAGATATGGAGGATTCCTGGGATACTGA